One segment of Polaribacter huanghezhanensis DNA contains the following:
- a CDS encoding cell division ATP-binding protein FtsE, whose protein sequence is MADAILHLEDADIYQRDNLVLSKVNLKIEKGEFFYLIGKTGSGKSSLMKTLYGDLNLKRGKGAVVDFDLKQLKEKDIPFLRRKIGIVFQDFKLLNDRTVFDNLLFVLKATGWKDKEKMTAKIHEVLEKVDMKTKYYKKPFELSGGEQQRVAIARALLNDPDLILADEPTGNLDPKTSLEVMELLNGIHQSGKSILMATHDYALIVKFKQKTIKCEGGEVFEVVQQAVI, encoded by the coding sequence ATGGCTGATGCAATTTTACATTTAGAAGACGCAGATATTTACCAAAGAGATAATTTAGTGCTTTCTAAAGTCAATTTAAAAATTGAAAAAGGCGAGTTTTTTTACTTGATCGGTAAAACAGGAAGCGGTAAAAGTAGCTTGATGAAAACCTTGTACGGCGATTTAAATTTAAAACGCGGAAAAGGTGCTGTAGTAGATTTTGATTTAAAGCAATTAAAAGAAAAAGACATTCCGTTTTTAAGAAGAAAAATCGGAATTGTATTTCAAGATTTTAAATTGTTAAATGACAGAACTGTGTTTGATAATTTATTGTTTGTGTTAAAAGCAACTGGCTGGAAAGACAAAGAAAAAATGACCGCTAAAATTCATGAAGTTTTAGAAAAAGTGGACATGAAAACCAAATACTACAAAAAACCTTTTGAGCTTTCTGGCGGAGAACAACAACGTGTTGCCATTGCAAGAGCTTTGCTAAACGATCCAGATTTAATTTTAGCCGATGAACCAACAGGAAATTTAGATCCAAAAACGTCGTTAGAAGTAATGGAATTGCTAAACGGAATTCATCAAAGCGGAAAATCGATTTTAATGGCAACGCATGATTATGCGTTGATTGTAAAGTTTAAACAAAAAACAATTAAGTGTGAAGGCGGCGAGGTATTTGAAGTGGTGCAACAAGCGGTTATTTAA